The Pantoea nemavictus genome includes a region encoding these proteins:
- the yeaG gene encoding protein kinase YeaG — translation MNIFDHYRQRYEAAKDEEFTLQEFLAICKQDRSAYANAAERLLMAIGEPVMVDTAQEPRLSRIFSNRVMGRYPAFEEFYGMEEAIEQIVSYLKHAAQGLEEKKQILYLLGPVGGGKSSLAERLKALMQRVPIYVLSADGERSPVNDHPLCLFNPQEDANILEKEYGVPRRYLGTIMSPWAAKRLHEFGGDITRFKVVKVWPSILEQVAIAKTEPGDENNQDISALVGKVDIRKLENHAQNDPDAYGYSGALCRANQGVMEFVEMFKAPIKVLHPLLTATQEGNYNGTEGISALPFNGIILAHSNESEWVTFRNNKNNEAFLDRVYIVKVPYCLRVSEEIKIYNKLLDHSELTTAPCAPGTLETLARFSILSRLKEPENSSIYSKMRVYDGESLKDTDPKAKSWQEYHDYAGVDEGMNGLSTRFAFKILSRVFNFDHAEVAANPVHLFYVLEQQIEREQFPQDQAEKYLEHLKGYLIPKYAEFIGKEIQTAYLESYSEYGQNIFDRYVTYADFWIQDQEYRDPDTGQLFDRESLNAELEKIEKPAGISNPKDFRNEIVNFVLRARAQNSGRNPNWTSYEKLRTVIEKKMFSNTEELLPVISFNTKTSTDEQKKHDDFVDRMMEKGYTRKQVRLLCEWYLRVRKSS, via the coding sequence ATGAATATATTCGATCACTATCGTCAGCGTTATGAAGCTGCCAAGGACGAAGAGTTCACATTGCAGGAATTCCTCGCCATCTGTAAACAGGATCGCAGTGCATACGCCAACGCTGCCGAGCGACTATTAATGGCCATCGGTGAGCCGGTGATGGTTGACACTGCGCAAGAGCCACGCCTTTCCAGAATTTTCTCCAACCGCGTCATGGGACGCTACCCTGCCTTTGAAGAGTTTTACGGTATGGAGGAGGCGATTGAGCAAATCGTCTCTTACCTGAAACATGCCGCGCAGGGTTTAGAAGAGAAGAAACAAATTCTCTATTTACTGGGTCCAGTGGGCGGCGGTAAATCTTCGCTGGCTGAACGCCTGAAAGCACTGATGCAGCGCGTTCCTATTTATGTGCTGAGCGCCGACGGCGAGCGCAGCCCGGTAAACGATCATCCACTCTGCCTGTTTAACCCGCAGGAAGACGCCAATATTCTGGAAAAAGAGTATGGCGTTCCGCGGCGTTATCTCGGCACTATCATGTCGCCGTGGGCGGCAAAACGCCTGCATGAGTTTGGCGGCGATATTACCCGCTTCAAAGTCGTTAAAGTGTGGCCATCGATTCTTGAACAGGTTGCCATTGCCAAAACTGAACCAGGTGATGAGAACAACCAGGATATCTCCGCGCTGGTCGGTAAAGTGGATATCCGTAAACTGGAAAACCATGCGCAAAATGATCCTGATGCTTATGGCTACTCCGGTGCATTGTGCCGTGCTAACCAGGGTGTGATGGAGTTCGTTGAGATGTTCAAAGCACCTATTAAAGTGCTTCATCCCCTGTTGACCGCGACACAGGAAGGTAACTACAACGGTACTGAAGGCATCTCTGCCCTGCCGTTTAACGGTATCATTCTGGCGCACTCCAATGAATCAGAATGGGTCACCTTCCGGAACAACAAAAATAATGAGGCGTTCCTTGACCGTGTCTACATCGTCAAAGTGCCCTATTGCTTACGCGTTTCCGAAGAGATCAAGATTTACAACAAACTGTTGGATCACAGTGAATTGACCACCGCGCCATGTGCACCGGGTACGTTGGAAACATTGGCCAGGTTCTCCATTCTGTCACGCCTGAAAGAGCCGGAAAACTCCAGCATTTACTCGAAAATGCGCGTCTATGATGGTGAGAGCCTGAAAGATACCGATCCAAAAGCGAAATCCTGGCAGGAGTATCACGATTACGCCGGCGTTGATGAAGGCATGAACGGCCTCTCCACTCGCTTCGCCTTCAAAATTCTGTCGCGCGTGTTTAACTTTGATCATGCTGAAGTGGCGGCCAACCCGGTACATCTGTTTTACGTGCTGGAGCAGCAAATCGAACGTGAGCAGTTCCCACAGGATCAAGCCGAGAAGTATCTGGAGCATCTTAAAGGCTATCTGATTCCGAAATACGCAGAGTTCATCGGTAAAGAGATTCAAACCGCGTATCTGGAGTCATACTCTGAATACGGGCAGAACATCTTTGATCGCTACGTCACCTATGCCGATTTCTGGATTCAGGATCAGGAATATCGTGATCCCGACACCGGACAACTGTTTGACCGTGAATCGCTGAACGCCGAACTGGAAAAGATCGAGAAACCTGCCGGGATCAGTAACCCAAAAGATTTCCGCAACGAGATTGTGAACTTTGTGCTGCGTGCCCGTGCGCAAAATAGTGGTCGCAACCCGAACTGGACCAGCTACGAAAAACTGCGCACGGTCATCGAGAAGAAAATGTTCTCCAACACCGAAGAGTTGCTGCCAGTCATTTCGTTCAATACCAAAACCTCAACGGACGAGCAGAAAAAACACGACGATTTTGTCGATCGCATGATGGAAAAAGGCTATACCCGCAAGCAAGTACGCCTGCTGTGTGAGTGGTATCTGCGCGTGCGTAAGTCGTCATAA